A DNA window from Candidatus Saccharibacteria bacterium oral taxon 955 contains the following coding sequences:
- a CDS encoding DUF87 domain-containing protein has translation MAKKKKLDPIDIAAQQRAREQAEVEQAFLKGMTTLRDLIAPSSLEIHSSHFRIGTKYGRTLYIYGYPRELYTGWLSGLINIDQVIDISMFVYPVETEVVLNNLRKKVTQLEADMAINAEKGKTRDPGKEAALADAEELRDQLQVGAERFFRYGLYVTIYADSLEELSFVQHSIETLFGQQLVYSKTASSQQEQGLNSTIPQMSDQLQIRRNMNTGAISTSFPFTSADLTQEKGVLYGINMHNNGLVIFDRFSLENANMVVFAKSGAGKSFTVKLEALRSMMTGSDILIIDPENEYQKLSDAVGGSYIRLSLSSDTRINPFDLPRVIDSDEADDALRANLVTLHGLLRLMLGGTTAGGQLSVGLSPAEEADLDQGLIDTYARAGITSDPLTHNSIPPTMGDLYDTLLHMGGTGPQLAQRLRKYTTGTFAGIFSQQSNIDIDNTMVVFNIRDLEDELRPVAMYIVLSHIWNITRTIQKKRMLIVDEAWQLMKYDDSANFLFSLAKRARKYYLGLTTITQDVEDFMGSKMGRAIVANSSMQLLLKQSTSAVDVLADVFKLTEEERKRLSNFPVGQGLFFAGQNHVHIQIVASETEQGLITTNPQTALQQQAQQANSYGGGR, from the coding sequence GTGGCAAAGAAAAAGAAACTCGATCCAATTGATATCGCCGCCCAGCAACGGGCGCGCGAGCAAGCAGAGGTTGAGCAAGCCTTTTTAAAGGGCATGACAACCCTGCGTGACCTCATCGCACCAAGTAGCCTCGAGATTCACTCTAGCCACTTCCGTATCGGTACAAAATACGGCCGAACCCTCTACATATACGGCTACCCACGCGAGCTTTATACTGGATGGCTTTCTGGACTAATTAACATCGACCAGGTGATCGATATTAGTATGTTTGTCTATCCGGTGGAGACTGAAGTTGTCCTCAATAACCTGCGCAAAAAAGTAACTCAACTTGAGGCTGACATGGCTATCAACGCCGAAAAGGGTAAAACTCGTGACCCAGGCAAGGAAGCTGCTCTCGCTGATGCCGAGGAACTGCGCGATCAGCTTCAGGTCGGTGCAGAACGATTCTTCCGCTACGGGCTATATGTGACTATTTATGCAGATAGTCTCGAGGAACTAAGCTTTGTACAACACAGTATAGAGACCTTATTTGGTCAACAACTAGTATACTCAAAAACCGCCTCAAGCCAGCAAGAGCAGGGCTTGAACAGTACAATTCCTCAAATGTCAGACCAGCTCCAGATCCGCCGAAATATGAATACTGGCGCAATTTCTACTAGCTTTCCGTTTACCAGTGCTGATCTGACTCAGGAAAAAGGAGTTTTGTACGGCATCAACATGCACAACAACGGTCTGGTTATTTTTGACCGCTTCTCACTAGAAAACGCCAATATGGTTGTCTTTGCAAAATCAGGTGCTGGTAAGTCTTTCACAGTCAAGCTCGAGGCACTCCGTAGTATGATGACCGGTTCTGATATTCTGATTATTGACCCAGAAAATGAGTATCAGAAATTATCTGACGCGGTTGGTGGCAGTTATATCCGCCTCAGTCTCAGTAGCGACACGCGAATTAATCCATTTGACCTACCGCGCGTTATCGATAGCGACGAGGCAGACGATGCACTGCGTGCCAACCTCGTAACTCTCCATGGTCTACTACGTCTAATGCTTGGAGGTACTACCGCCGGAGGACAGCTTTCGGTTGGACTTTCACCAGCCGAAGAAGCCGACCTAGATCAAGGACTTATCGACACCTACGCTCGTGCCGGAATCACCAGCGACCCGCTGACGCATAACTCAATTCCACCAACCATGGGCGATCTATATGACACCCTCCTCCATATGGGTGGCACAGGACCTCAGCTTGCACAACGGCTTCGTAAGTACACAACTGGAACATTTGCTGGTATATTCTCTCAGCAAAGCAACATTGACATCGACAACACCATGGTTGTGTTTAACATTCGCGACCTCGAGGATGAACTCAGGCCAGTCGCTATGTATATTGTGCTATCGCACATCTGGAATATCACTCGTACAATCCAAAAAAAGCGAATGTTAATCGTTGACGAGGCCTGGCAATTGATGAAGTATGACGACTCAGCAAACTTCTTATTTAGCCTCGCAAAGCGCGCTCGTAAATACTACCTCGGCCTAACTACCATCACCCAGGACGTTGAAGACTTTATGGGCAGCAAGATGGGTCGGGCGATTGTCGCTAACTCATCTATGCAACTACTTCTCAAGCAGTCAACTAGCGCGGTCGATGTGTTAGCTGACGTATTCAAACTTACTGAGGAGGAAAGAAAGCGACTTTCAAACTTCCCAGTAGGGCAGGGTCTATTCTTTGCCGGCCAAAATCATGTTCACATCCAGATTGTAGCTAGCGAGACAGAGCAAGGTCTAATCACAACTAATCCACAGACAGCGCTACAACAACAAGCTCAACAAGCAAATAGCTACGGAGGCGGACGATAG
- a CDS encoding Hsp20 family protein, whose amino-acid sequence MEDIMARKQNDDLLIEDELAAAFLNDDSLADDSSVAAPQQDANVTNDANWEDSEDDFPGQLAVDVYETDEQLIIKARTAGVNKEDLDVSISDGILTISGTLSSGDDSAATNWHIQECYWGEFSRTLALPVAVKEDEVAAVLKDGVLTITFAKVKQEQAKKITIQ is encoded by the coding sequence GTGGAGGATATCATGGCACGTAAGCAAAATGACGATCTACTGATCGAAGACGAACTCGCTGCAGCGTTCCTAAATGACGACAGCCTGGCAGACGACTCATCTGTTGCTGCCCCACAACAAGACGCTAATGTAACTAACGATGCAAATTGGGAAGACTCAGAAGATGATTTTCCAGGTCAGCTCGCTGTTGATGTATATGAGACAGATGAACAGCTCATCATCAAAGCGCGAACTGCTGGTGTCAACAAAGAAGATCTCGATGTCAGCATTTCTGACGGCATTCTAACGATTAGCGGTACGTTGTCGAGTGGTGATGACAGCGCGGCGACCAACTGGCATATCCAGGAGTGTTACTGGGGAGAGTTTAGCCGAACCCTAGCGCTTCCTGTTGCCGTCAAAGAAGACGAGGTTGCAGCGGTCCTAAAGGACGGTGTTTTAACAATTACGTTTGCAAAGGTAAAACAAGAGCAAGCTAAAAAGATCACTATTCAATAA
- a CDS encoding peptidoglycan DD-metalloendopeptidase family protein translates to MAVRVDDPRDIQGAYEDRFKNADDLRSAENQSSDSYDDANHQQDRSEKQPEDISNSIRNKEESANSGYINNFTGGKKTKNRFSAKNLKKAGPIGLIITVMLSVAGVVSFFGGPGMLVVNFVEVLTEKFNYQLGSIESRHQKIVKAKLKNTTTGVCSVVNIRCKYATFSDKELKNLKKAGFEVDVDSKTKITGRNKINSLKLPGGEAITAENFSSEMKKNSKFNAAMKQAYSMKFSSMSDKVFHKVAKKFGVSKKAPFEDGVDDKKRKLTIEENTKSGKVDTTAAKVCDEGNCSDEEKKRQSEANGRAKEAQDLTEGSAKSGSNLADNVIEDNAEAIAKGAAKSASGTAAKTALSAVKITGPIDNACMVYGWVKTISYVAKTLRHAQMIRYAMTFLTTASMIKAGTAKPDDVRYLGEILTKVVVNGDGVRSKSATDSFGFRYAAYGDSGIDAKASTAVAGANFGGKIQGTIDYILSQLGSRRAADETCHLLANPIVQVGSLVAGAVSFFFGVGEAKLTFQLAMAPLIAVASAILPAMIGDLLAGRLVDDKTYGERSGNLITSGTGGMLSKVAGFGGNSILKKDEARAYMQVQREAVLSYAEYDRQRLSPFDISSPNTFLGSIYTQFLPYVYSGSTPMNILSSFSSIVSKTAKNFVSPPIHAATKESYSECSDPYYKELGIATDPFCNPVVGIPPQYLSAEPEAVIDRLTKEHNAIDENSGNPSSQEYKDFVKNCIERDDPFGASQADEVDKSSDCFIDSQFKADMYVHYVDQRANDIGENDLPSSAAASTDSSSSGDGSEGGASGGESSQPSRDGWSLPIENGRKTSLMWHQQGSKGLHKGIDFPAPVGTPVTAAHDGKVTMVRNMGSCGWATAITAEGIPGIWHAYQHMDPTVKEGDTVKRGQRIGAVGKFCGTGHHLHFSIETASRVSAYADSGSKDTSKDPKGYIPL, encoded by the coding sequence ATGGCGGTGCGCGTCGATGACCCTCGCGATATTCAGGGCGCATACGAGGACCGTTTTAAAAACGCAGACGATCTACGTTCAGCTGAAAACCAGAGCAGCGACTCGTACGACGACGCCAACCACCAACAAGACCGATCAGAAAAACAACCTGAGGACATATCAAACTCTATTCGAAACAAAGAAGAATCCGCCAATAGTGGATATATCAATAATTTTACCGGTGGCAAAAAAACTAAAAATAGATTTTCGGCAAAAAACCTCAAAAAAGCAGGTCCTATTGGACTTATCATAACGGTTATGCTCAGTGTCGCTGGTGTCGTTAGTTTCTTTGGTGGTCCAGGTATGCTGGTAGTTAATTTCGTAGAGGTACTAACCGAAAAATTTAACTATCAATTAGGTAGCATAGAGTCTCGTCATCAAAAAATTGTTAAAGCCAAGCTAAAGAACACAACAACTGGCGTCTGTAGCGTCGTCAATATTCGCTGTAAGTACGCGACCTTCTCGGACAAAGAGCTCAAAAACCTCAAAAAGGCCGGTTTTGAGGTAGACGTAGATAGCAAAACAAAGATAACTGGGCGAAATAAGATTAACAGCTTGAAATTACCAGGAGGAGAAGCGATCACCGCTGAAAATTTCTCTTCGGAGATGAAAAAGAACTCCAAGTTTAATGCTGCGATGAAGCAGGCATACAGCATGAAGTTTTCAAGCATGTCCGACAAGGTGTTTCACAAGGTGGCCAAGAAATTTGGAGTTAGCAAAAAAGCACCGTTTGAAGATGGAGTCGATGATAAAAAACGCAAGCTAACGATAGAAGAGAACACCAAGAGCGGTAAAGTTGACACTACAGCCGCCAAAGTTTGTGACGAGGGTAACTGTAGTGATGAAGAAAAGAAACGGCAATCCGAGGCAAACGGACGCGCAAAAGAAGCCCAAGACCTAACTGAGGGAAGTGCAAAATCAGGCTCTAATCTCGCTGACAATGTTATCGAGGACAATGCCGAGGCTATCGCAAAAGGTGCCGCTAAAAGTGCTTCGGGAACGGCTGCAAAAACGGCCCTTAGTGCCGTAAAAATTACTGGACCTATTGATAATGCATGTATGGTATACGGTTGGGTAAAGACGATTAGCTATGTCGCCAAAACACTACGACACGCCCAAATGATACGCTACGCGATGACATTCCTAACTACAGCCAGTATGATCAAGGCGGGTACCGCCAAACCCGATGACGTACGATATCTAGGTGAAATACTCACAAAAGTCGTCGTAAACGGCGACGGCGTTAGAAGTAAATCCGCTACAGACTCTTTCGGTTTCCGATACGCTGCATATGGAGATTCTGGTATCGATGCCAAAGCTTCAACCGCTGTCGCAGGAGCAAACTTTGGCGGTAAGATTCAAGGGACTATCGACTATATCTTGTCACAGCTCGGCAGCCGACGCGCCGCCGACGAGACATGCCATCTACTCGCAAATCCTATAGTTCAAGTTGGATCACTTGTCGCCGGTGCCGTATCATTCTTCTTTGGGGTAGGAGAAGCAAAATTAACATTCCAATTAGCGATGGCTCCACTGATTGCAGTCGCCAGTGCAATCCTGCCGGCAATGATCGGCGATCTACTAGCCGGCAGACTTGTCGACGACAAAACATACGGTGAAAGATCCGGCAATCTCATCACATCTGGAACAGGTGGTATGCTATCAAAAGTTGCCGGGTTCGGCGGTAACAGTATCTTGAAAAAAGATGAAGCAAGAGCATATATGCAAGTTCAACGAGAGGCCGTCCTTAGTTATGCCGAGTATGACCGCCAACGCCTCAGCCCATTTGATATATCGAGTCCAAACACCTTCCTGGGAAGCATTTATACTCAATTCCTGCCTTACGTATACTCAGGATCAACACCAATGAACATACTTTCAAGCTTTTCATCAATCGTGTCAAAAACAGCAAAAAACTTTGTCTCTCCGCCAATTCATGCCGCAACCAAAGAATCATACAGTGAGTGCAGCGACCCCTACTACAAGGAGCTAGGCATTGCAACCGATCCTTTCTGTAACCCTGTGGTCGGCATTCCACCTCAATATCTGAGCGCAGAGCCAGAAGCCGTCATCGACCGCCTCACCAAAGAACATAATGCAATTGATGAAAATAGCGGAAACCCGTCAAGCCAGGAATATAAGGATTTTGTCAAAAACTGTATTGAGCGTGACGACCCATTTGGCGCCTCACAAGCTGACGAGGTTGACAAGAGTAGCGACTGCTTTATAGACAGCCAGTTTAAGGCCGACATGTATGTTCACTACGTAGATCAACGCGCCAATGATATTGGCGAAAATGATCTGCCATCGTCAGCCGCCGCATCAACAGATTCGTCCTCATCTGGTGACGGTAGTGAAGGTGGTGCGTCTGGCGGCGAGAGTAGCCAACCAAGCAGAGACGGTTGGTCGCTACCAATTGAGAATGGTCGCAAGACGTCGCTGATGTGGCACCAGCAAGGCTCAAAAGGCCTCCATAAGGGTATCGATTTTCCTGCACCAGTCGGCACGCCAGTTACCGCTGCTCATGACGGTAAGGTTACTATGGTTCGCAACATGGGGTCGTGTGGCTGGGCGACCGCAATCACAGCCGAAGGGATACCTGGCATATGGCACGCCTATCAACACATGGACCCAACTGTCAAAGAGGGCGACACCGTAAAGCGCGGTCAAAGAATCGGTGCTGTAGGGAAGTTTTGCGGGACTGGACACCACCTGCACTTTAGTATAGAAACAGCTAGTCGTGTAAGCGCCTACGCTGACTCTGGGTCAAAAGACACCTCCAAAGATCCAAAAGGATATATACCGCTATGA